Genomic segment of Tiliqua scincoides isolate rTilSci1 chromosome 1, rTilSci1.hap2, whole genome shotgun sequence:
TGCTGACACTGTTTCTCACTTGTGGGGCAGGAGGGTTGTATGTGTGCAAATCCAGCAATCCAAAATCCCCAGAATGAACCACAAAgtacatctttctttcttttttacccTGATGGAACTATGTGAATACTATTCATCAATGACCTTGCTATTTTTTGAATGCTATTTACTCAGGCATGATCATTGAATGAACTGATGCTTTTCAACCAGCTTCTGTTTAACCCCTTCTCTACAAAACCTTGATGGGAGCCTTGTTCTATTTTCCATCTGGTTGTCCAAGTAATTTTAGAACTCCTATGTAGCTGATCTACTCCCCCagcacctttctctttttctagtGATTTTTTACAGGGTATTCTATAGAACTGGATCCCGTGGAGTCACTTCCCAAAAGTGGCTCATTTGTTAAATGTTTTCAGATTATATATCTCATaagatagatcaggggtgctcaataggtggatcgcgatctaccggtagatcgcgaggcaaaatgagtagatcgcggagtgccgaccccccccttcaagtgcctctgggaggaaacgctgggagtaaggcccattgtactcaatggggcttactcccaggtaagtgtggctaggattgcagcctcacagcctaatcctaggcatgtctagtcaggagtaagtcctgttatactcagtggggctcaaggtacaccaacatacattgtacacataaatgttatatgttatgatggcgcgaacattgtaaaaaaaactctggtagatctccggccttgctgggtttcaaagtagctctcgagccaaaaaagtgtgagcacccctgagataGATTCTCCATGCCAGTTTTTCTAAGGATAAGAAACATTTTCTCCATTTTGTGAGGATCAAATCATTCAGGCTTTATAATGACAAAAGGTTGAAAAAGCTACTCACATCAACTATACAggcaaacctgtgtgtgtgttgccagaACCAATCTAGATGTGAACTGGGAGACATGTTGAGTGTCTCCTGATGGcttctgtgtttatttttaataaagttGCAGTGGGCTCTGAATTTGATCAGAACAGTGGTATAGAGAAAGGATGCTTAACACTTTCTCCATGGGATATTTGTCTGTTAAACATCTTTCTAGCCCCGTATGGCTTTTCTCCACACAAGGAAAAAGATCTGTGAACTGAGGATCTTCTCCCCTGCAGAGAAGAAAGCAGCTGAGATTATTTAAGTTGGGAAAAGAATCTATGGGGAAAGAGTTAAACACTCCCTCATACTCCCCATGGCTGCATTTAAAtccaaaaatattatttttattcattacattcttatcctgcccttcctccaaggaactcagagtgacatatagtgactggcccaaggttacctaGGAAGCTCCACGGccgagcaaggatttgaacctgaatcttccaggtctaagttcatcTACAAACCATTAATAGCATCCTGACTCTCAGGAAAATAAGCAGAAGACACTCCACATGCCTCCTGCATCATGTCTAATATGACTTGTAGATATGCCAGATGATTCGTGCTTTGCCATGAAATTTATGGGATCATCACCTGCTCTCATGTGCTAGATGATCTGCTTCACGCAAGGATTGCACTGAAGTTGACACCAAGCCTATAAGGTTGGCAGCTCCTCCAGGATTTACTCTGCCTGCTTCTTTctaaatattggggggggggcacagaagagACAAAGAACTCCTCAGGTCTCCCTCTATTGCCACCTATGAACATGAACCACCTTTCTTTTCATTTAGGGCTCCAGGTCTTGTGAGAGAAAAATCATAAGGGCAACACTTTGGCCCTGGGACGCTTTCTGCCCAGGGAATGAAAAATAATGTATGAGTGACAAACAGCCAacaaaatggatttaaaaaagCTTAGAAAGTCTGAGGTCTATAATTTTTAATATCTTTAAACTAGCTACAAAATGTCAATCACGTCACAAACGGACAGGAGACAGAAGGAATTTCATATTACATGCGGCAACTATATTTAATCTCACAGTTTTATCTAGAGTTCATTCATGTAGGttatttttattcaattttttttagttAATAACTCAGCTACTAAACATTGCAGTGATCTTGGTGTGCATAGCTCTAGGTAAGCAACAGAGAACTGTACTGATAACAAACCACATAGGgagaggggcagagagagagagagagagagagagagagagagagagagagagagagagccttataAAAATTACATTTCTCTGCAACATTTTGTATGgtagccatccccccccccccgaaaaaagaCAGTCTGAAAGCAGCAGACAAACTGTATATATTACACCGATTTCTtatttgttgttgcttttgttttctcCTTGACATAGTTTCAGCCAAACAGTTAATTTGCTGGCAATGGTGAGTGCCAAATCCATCTCTTTTGAAATAATAattagagaaaaaaaagaaagaaaagaaaagaaatgaacatGGCTCATaactatatatatttatatttatatatatatataatatatatatatagacaaGAAGAAATAAAGTGGCACTACTGCAAACTTGCTGGTATAACATAGTCCTGACAGTGTCCCAATACCAAGCATGCGAATTTTGAATTTTCTGTTGTCGCCATTGATGTGGCTACTGCCATGGAACGGTCTCACTTAAGTTAAGGAGGCTAAAAGTCTATGTTTCATGCAGTAAATGCATAAATTACATCActtttgttttttattcttttttgttttagtgCAATGCTTGGTTGTAAGTTATATAATTCCACATCGTCTAATCATGAACTCATAACAACGGATGACAGCAATGGAGAATAACTGAGAGAACACCAAATCCTTAAGTGCTTTAAACAACATGACATCCAAAGAAAGGACTTCTGGTCGTAGCTCTGTGGAATGTTAACAGTTTTACAAGAACAATACTGTAGAGTTAGAAGTTTAACAGCACGCTGAGCATTCCTACATTTTGTCATTCGGCAAAACAACAGAAAGTTGTCAAAGAAAAGAACCCGTCAACCAAAAACAGACATACagacagaaaagggggggaaaaaaaccccaacaaaCAAATCGTCATGAGCAATATAGCCATCAAATCAGTACTATATACAACCTTTGGAAAGAAAgagatctggaaaagaaaaaataatttacaagtATCATTTTTGGAAAGCTGACAACCTACACAGGACAACATTTACAAAGGGGCCAAAGAGGGGTTgatatgtgcatgtgtgcaaaCCTAGTCAGTAAATACCATGATAAAAGCATGAAAGTGCTGTCCCCGGAGACAGTGTTAAGAAGGATCCGCACTTGGGGGGCATTTAACCACTCCCCAGCATCTTTGTTGCACGTTGATTGGCCTCATCAATCCTGGTTTTGTTGGAAACAGcctggaggggagagaaagaacggaaaagaaacagaaatgaaAGGAAGAACGTTTCACCATGGATGATGTACCAATAGAGCCAGAGCTGGCAtcagcttggggtgggggtggggatccGGGGGCAACGGCCTCTATTGGATTCCTGCCCATACCCTGACGGTGTactgggtgctaccactgtcACCACTATTAAGGGGTAAGGAGTTGGACCGATGGGCTGTCTGATGGGCAAAGACACTTAGCCACTGCTTAACGTAGCCAACCCTGAACAAAATTATCCAAACCTCAGCTGGAACTTGTTCTTCCTGATACATTAATCCAGCTATACTAGCACTTGGGGGAAATGTTGGTGCCTAGCGCAATGTTGGTAGTCTTCAGTCAGGTCAGGAGTTGATTGACAGTTTCTGGTTACTGCAGGAACTCTTGAACTCTCTCCTAACACCCTGCCCTAACGCATGGGGGGAGCTATAGTTTGTTaaggtacagtcagttctcgttatccactagggttaaaTTCCTGGAAACATtagtggatagcaaattcacagataataaaccattgatcctatgggatcattctgaaggtccctgcagccagATAATGAGGCATGGATAGTGTAGCAATTCTGACCcacacagataagtgaatttgcaggtggtgaatttgcatataaagagaaatgGCTGTAGCTGAGAGCTGTTAGACCTATGCTTAACAAACCAAAgtttccagaatgcattggggtaacagaagtggattaaaactgtagtggaaaaGCTGCcctgaataaatttgttttgtgctgtatagtgtgttttgtcatggcccaggcccccAGAAGGCCCAGggcccagggattttgccccatCCGCCCCTCCTCAGGCCTGGACAATGCTTTCATAATGGACCTCTCCAGTTGGGTTTCCTCCTGGTAAGCATTACTTACAGTTCTGTAGGCCTAGCAGGGCACCCCTTACCTTCTCCATGATCCTGTCAATTTGGCGGTTCTGTGTGTCAATCTCATTGCCCATATCCAGGGCCATGTGACGGAGATTTCCAATGATGCCACTGACTTGTTCCAGGTTCTCATCCATCTCACCTTCTCGGGCATCGTTTGTTACCCTGTTGGTCAACAAAGAGCAATGGTGGACTGAACCATTTTGTCTATTTACACATTCATCCAGAATATGATTGGGTTTTTTGTGAAGGTTCATATAAAGAAGCATTCTTGCTCATGTTCTCCCTGCCAAATCTTGGAACAGTGATCATTTGCCACCATGATTCTATTCTACTTGATGCATTCTCTGTTGTGGCTGGTTTTACGAGTGCTGCTATATTACATGCATTATTCTTTATAGTTACACAGTGTATACTTTAAAATATGATATAGTTATGAAGGAAACATAGTGAACCACTGTACATCACTCATAACCTTTatctcagcagttctcaaactgtgtgcccaggacccaccagtgggatgtgaccccatttttggtggtttgcagaactgacagggcagatgacgctatgtgcatcaaaggtgaaacaagctgctacttgggggaagcactgctgcccaatcactacaCTCATATCCCCTggcataaatcaggcagcagcctctagggcaggggtgtcaaacataaggcccgggggccggatgtggcccatggaagatttttatccagccctcaggctctcagctgctgagcagtgctgaagtgttactgctaaaagggcagccccacaaaaattgggctctcccatatcttgaaatatgataaagatttgcatgttttctcttttgtcatttgtagttaatgaattcctaagtgagaaaaagtgcttatttttggttatgaattgtttaatgacatcacttcctgcctaacggcatcacttccagccctcagctggcatcatgaatgccattcggccctcgctatgaaacgagtttgacccCCTTGCTCTAGGGCTTCTCAGAAGTATTAGAACCACGGCTTTATTATATTAGAAAACAGGGAGGCATCATGCTGATGAGGTCCTAGGTTATTTACAGTTACCGGATGCCTCAAATGAAACATTGATCTGGCAGAAAAACATGAGCAGACCCAGCCAGCACATCAGCAAGCTCTCTGCCCTTCTGTGAAATGGGAACATCATTGATGCATCTGCCTTGTGTTCTGCAGAGCCTGCTGTGGCTTCCTGTACTCTCCCTGTATTTTGGAAGCAGCAACAAACCGCTTTGCACATCTGAACTCTTCACTCTGATACACCTGTTGGAGACTAGCCTCTGCCAATGATGGATTGCATGATTTGCCATTTTAGCAAATCAAATTTTGGATTTGATGTTAGGGTGACTTGTTCTGTGGTCCCTGGGCATCTATTCTGCAAGCccaggaagaggggggagagcgaggggagagaggtggcagctGGATTCATTCTGCAAAGCAGATATGATCTCACCTACCCAATTAGAATTAATGCCCAAAGGCAGGGGCCTTCAAACTTTTAGGCCAGacggccacatcaaatatcaggcatggtgtcgagggccagaaaaataaataaattctaaatatgaaatttaaataaatacattagagcccgatcctgaggtccGCAGTGCAGCTCCGTGCCGCAGACCTCATTCGCAAACGTGCCGTACGGCATGTTTGCGgtgcttaccgccaggctcctgccagagTTAGCCCAGCTTCGGCTGGCCCTGGGTTAGCACACGGTGGTcacccgggttctgcagctctgcggtctcctggactgccaggcagtggaacgggaggcaggggcgtggctgggggtgtgtgggaggcgtgtcaggggagggggagaggtggatccgtggagccaagctccacaggatccaaggcgctcaggcagggctgctcgccttACACGAGCAcatttactttagcggcgaccaaaaggtcaccgctaaagtgagtagccccactgcagggctgcttcccttacttggggaaggggacaaatgtccccttctcctgagaagcctccagtggtagcgcgggaggcacaggatccggcgggagcccaccATGGAGCTGCCAGACTTgggttttcaggaaaaccaggaagtgatgtttttagaccttcAGAAGTCATTCTAAGGGGAAGCGCATGGTTTCCCGGCCcttggaacaccctccagatacaactgGAGCAcacctctggtcacattcaggtgagcgggccagaggcttgcaggggtccagTGGATTTCCACGGGCTGGAGAGAGGTTTGTCACGAtccgcatctggcccctaggaTGGTGTTTGGAGTCAAATAAGTCAAAGGCACTTATTTTCCAACTCTTCTGACAATAGTTAAAGAGACTAAGTTTCTGTTTTCAAGAGTCCACTAATCCGGGGTCTCTACAGTATGATTTTCAGGGTTATAGAATCTCTCCCAAATCTGGCTTGGAACGTCAGTGGAAATTTTTGAAACTGTTGGAGTAATTAACTCGCTACCTGGCGAAGGAACAACAATAGATACACACTCTCTTCCTCTCTAGGACCATATGGGAACATTGTCAATATGCCAGTGACAGGAAAGAAGGAAGTGAAGGActggagagaggggggggggaaaccctcaCTTGCGAATAAATCCACCGCTGATGGCCATCTGTTCTCGTTCATCTACGACGCGTGCAGGCTGGCTGGCTACAACCCCATCTTGATTATTGCCCCAGGCTTTTTTATAAGCATCACTTGATTTAAGCCTATGCAAGAACAGAAGGTGAGTAACAAAGCACTACATGGGGAGAGACAACTGCAAAACAAAAATCCAAGTTACATTATTTCTTCAAGCTACAAGCTGAGTCAAGCaaatgagtggggggagggcattctggCATACCGATATATCATAACCTGAACAAAACCATTTTGTTTGCTGCCACAATGACTGTGATATGTTGAAATTTCCTTTCCAGTGGAGTCAATTGCAAATTCCAAACTGACAACAATTTTGAGATGGCTGATCCAATTTTTGGAGGTTTTTTTCAAGAGGCAGAAAACGAAAAATTACTAGAAAACATTCAGTGGTATTTCACATGTCTTAAGTACTTGGACATATAACATACAGAACATCTTGTTAGACAGACATGGAAACAAATCCAGTAAAGAAAGAGTGTACATCATCACATCACAGCAACACACCGTCTtaggttaaaaaaataataaaatcaaagtACAGCAATAGATCTGGCTTCCTTTTAAACACAGTACCATGCCCAAGGTTTCTTACTTTAATATGTGGCATGGTGAACATCTAAATTCACCAACTTTTCCCATGTCACGCTAAGACCCTAGGAACATTGGTGTATTTGCCTTTGAGGATCATAGTTAGGGCAGTTTAACGAGATAGTGTAATAATATATCGGTACTTGGAAATAGTAACCATACATCCAGAGTTGATGTACAAACCTTTGTCCACAGAGACAAAAAGTAAAATGAGGCCATAGTGGGATGAGTACAGGAAAataaaagatcaaaataaaatacaagcaTTGTGTAGCGGTTGAGCATCAGAAAGGGAAATCCTTCTATATTGTCTTCATGCACCAGCTACAGGCATGAATAAGAAGTGAAGCATTCCCGGTAAAGCACAGCTGCCCCAGTGGCTTAACATTCTCGTAACGCACTAGCAGGAACAGCCTACACAGCGAGCGGGACGCAGGCAAAAATGGAACTTCAGCTCTGACAAAAGTCTTAAAATGTCAGGGCCTTGGAGAGGAGCTCGGAGGAGAGGGAGGCTATCTGGATTTGACTGCAGTGTTTCAGAGGAGCCATCTTTGACTGAGTCACCACCGAGAAATTAAAATCCAGGCATACCAGTCATGACAGAAAATATTAACAAGTGCAGCATCCTTGTGGGTCGCTGGAGAACTCAAACTGTCCGAGATTACAAATTGGACCTGACAGAAGCTCGTTAGACTCTCAGGCTTGACACCAGTTTCAGCGAGTCTCTTGGGAGGAAAAACAAACTGACTTCTATTATTAGCTAGGTTTCTTTGGTATGCCCAAATCTGGATAGAAAAAGGAGCTCTCCTACCTGAGGAAACAAGGGCAGCTAAAAATGCTGAACACCGTTTGTAATCAGAGCCTGCTACTGCCACGCCCTAAAGGCTTCAGTGAGTACCTAGCTGTAAAGTTGGGCTAATCAATGAAAAGCTACATGTACAGAACATGGAGGACACATGCATCTTCTTGGACCACCTCCTTATAAATGCATTGCTAGCCATTCATTCGTGCAGTAGTGCATGCCAATTCTCTTAGCTGCCAAAAAGCCTGTTCTTCCATGTCTATGTTCTCATTTCAGAGTCCACACATCACATTTTAATGCTGCATTTTCGTTTGGTGGTAAGAACATGCAAGCAAACCGGGCACATTTCAACATTTCCACGTGGTGTACACTCTGCTTAATTGGGGAATGGCAGTCAGCAACATGGCTTCAGGTTTCCTGCTAAGTTTTGTACTCCCTTTCACTTGCAGGCAAGCAAGACATCATGGCAGCTCTCCCGGTCTGAAGAAGAAAGTTATCTATGGTCATATGGGAGTGGTACTATGGTCTCCTTTCCCCCAGTAAGTTTTTGTTTGAAATGATGTCTTTATGTAATTCTGAGCCATGGAAGCACTCTTTCAACAGTGTCACAGTTTTGAGATCTTAGGTTATTTGTGCTATGTAGTTAGTACACACTCTGCAAAATGTTGAAATCTTCATCATTAAAACGTTTTCACAGTGAAGATTTTGCTGTGGTATGCCTGATTTTAATGCATCTACAATAATCCCGCTGAACTGCTTacacccagtggttcccaaacaagaAACCCACAAGCCACTGTTGATTTTTGAGACGACAGTAAATGGTTCACAACCAGTTGGTGGGACCACATTTTCCTGGTCTCATCCGGTCCACCATTTCACAGCAGACCCCATCTGCAGGAGGGGAAGTGAAGGGTGATCAGTCACAGTCACTTCCTCTTCTTGACTGGGACTGTTGCAAAGCCACttgcccttgtgtcagcattCAAACTTCCAGGCAGTAGCATTCATTCTTACAGGGGAATCAGTTGCGAGATGCATTGCTGCCACCGTGTCGGATCCCCAGGGGTTGGGAATTTGAATGCTGACAGTAGGGAGTAGAGGGTGGTCTGGGAGGAATTTTAAAGGCAAGAGCGGTTTGCTGGTCTGCAAagttgggaacctctggtctacACTATGAGATGAATGCATTGGAACCAGAATTGTTCTCTCTGCATGCCACATGCTCATCCTGCCCATGTGCCTTAAGCAAGGATGAGCGTCACAAGGCTTCGCTGCTTGAGATCAGCCTTGGGTGCTCAAGagatcaggcaggcaggcagcacctACTTGTTGCATGGACAGGCACAAAGACCACAGAATTTTCCTAGGTCCGTCAAATTCTTTTCTGCTTCTTTCATGTCCTTATTGATTTGGTCCATTCCCTCTTCGATGCGTTCCAGTTGTTCTGATTAAACACAAGTATTTTTATCCCCACAGTATGAAGCAGATGGAaaggaacaaaggaaaaaaaaagacaaaaagaaaaaaaaacttcagacaTTCACTTGTGACAAAGAACTTGACAGTACAGAGCAGAGCTGGTACCCAGTACCTACTTGTTACAAGGACATATGAAAAGGCCACAGCATTTCCCTAAATCTTTTAAATTTTTCTCGGCCTCCTTCATGTCTTGGTTGATATGGTTCATGCCTTCTTCGACACGATCGAGTTGTTCTGGTCAGGACAAAGGGGTGACAGTATGGAATGAATTGTACTTTTGTTGTAGCTGTTTGTCTTCGACAGAACGTGAAAAAGATGGCGGGTGGAGAAACGGAATCATGATGGCCTCTCAATGCATTAATTGCAGCAGCTGATGCATTGTAGCAAAGATGGCTGGAGAATGAAGCCCTTTACTAATATGGTAAAgccaacacactcacacacacgtACACTCGCataccaaaaaggaaaaaaaaaagaacgagATGCTTTGAAGTCTATTAATTTGAATAGAATGAAAACATGGAGTTTTCAAATACCTCCGAGTCCAGAAACATAATACATCTAGTTACTAAGACATCAATGACAtccaagagaaagaaagaaatgggatTATTACCTTGTAGCTATGTACATTAATAAAAGATTTCAATGGTTTCCTTCCATGGAAAATATCTACAGTACTTCCACTTACAAATGTCTTTGAGTTGGATGATGGTTGAAAAATGTAATTGGTTTGATTTGAGAGTGGGTGGAAAAGTATACAGTTAATAATGGGATTAAGAATGGATATGAATAGTTGAGTTAAGATCCATGTCCAGATACAAACTTTTTCAAAGTCTGAGGCTCTTCAGATCTGAATTTTTGGCCGTGGTCCATCTCTAAAGAAGAGAAGACCATGGATCTTATTCCTCTGGCAGTGACATTGTAATATGCCAGGAGCAACCCCAAGGCAGTACAAGGAATTACATAAATCACAGGGCCTGGTTCAATGTCCAAAGAAGGAGGTGGACAGATTTTTCATAGGATGCAGAGGTTTTGGAGCAGATGGGATTTATATGACTATAATTGACAGTCACCTTTTCTCGACTAGCATCATTAGCTTGGTTGCCGCTTACCTGATTCTCCCATGGCTTTCATGACattattagggctgcaatcctatacacacacccctgggagtgagtcccactgaattgaatggaccttgtttctgagtagacgtgcataggattgggccgtttaGTTGATGTAATTCCTTTTACGTTAATGGAGTTACACCTGATCTGCATCATAACAGGATAACATAAGTAGCGAGCCCAACGCAGTGGGTTTATATGCACATAATGAGTGACATCCATGCATTCAATGGTCTGGTGCTTCCTTTTTCATGGAGTAATTATTGCCACATTTTCCTAAGTGACTGAGAATaatttcttcttattattattttgtagAAACTAAAGGTACTGTATGAAGTAGCCCAAGGTAATAACATGCACTAAGATCCATgtcacacaatcctatgcatgctgacttggaagtaagacccatagagttcaatagggcttattcccatgtaagtgtgcataggattgcagccttagggccagtTTCTCAACTGTTTTGCACTCCATTCACTTCTCTGGCGAGATCCCAAGaatcatacagcccaatcctatgcatgtctactcagaagtaagtccctttgtattcaatggggcttactcccaggaaagcgtggataggattgggctgtgagtcagtatGGTGACGGGTAggaaacattttaataaaaaaaacaaaaaagaaacaagaaataaATAAACTAATTCCAGCTACACAGGAAAAGTAAAAGAAATATTAATATCAATGCAGGTTCTAGTTGTTTTTTTCTCATTGGAACCCAAAGAATACAGGTGTACTTCTCTATGCGTTAAAACAGAGAAAAAGACAAATAATATAATTCACAAACATTAAAGGAAAGGCCAATCACTGAAGTTAAGGGGGTGaactggaaagagagagagagagagattatagtTGTCCATAGGACGCAGAAGTTGTTTCTTCTTCCAAATCTCTGGATGACAGCTGGTGGCTGATGGGTAAGGAAAAGGGTTAGAAAAACAGATGGTGGGTGGAGCTACACCTCTGTTATACTCTGTATGTGGAAGAGAATGGCATGagctaaaacaggggtgtcaaacataaggcccgggggccggatgcggcccagtgaagctttttatctggccctcgagCTCTCAGCTGTTGGGCAGTgttgaggtggcactgctgaaacggtggcccgcatgataattggactctcccataacttgaaatatgatcaaggttcacatagtttctcttctgtgatttgcagctaatgagttcctcagtgagaaaaagtgcttatttctggttatgacctatttaatgacatcacttc
This window contains:
- the SNAP25 gene encoding synaptosomal-associated protein 25 isoform X1, with the protein product MAEDADMRNELEEMQQRADQMTDESLESTRRMLQLVEESKDAGIRTLVMLDEQGEQLERIEEGMDQINKDMKEAEKNLTDLGKFCGLCACPCNKLKSSDAYKKAWGNNQDGVVASQPARVVDEREQMAISGGFIRKVTNDAREGEMDENLEQVSGIIGNLRHMALDMGNEIDTQNRQIDRIMEKAVSNKTRIDEANQRATKMLGSG
- the SNAP25 gene encoding synaptosomal-associated protein 25 isoform X2 — protein: MAEDADMRNELEEMQQRADQMTDESLESTRRMLQLVEESKDAGIRTLVMLDEQGEQLDRVEEGMNHINQDMKEAEKNLKDLGKCCGLFICPCNKLKSSDAYKKAWGNNQDGVVASQPARVVDEREQMAISGGFIRKVTNDAREGEMDENLEQVSGIIGNLRHMALDMGNEIDTQNRQIDRIMEKAVSNKTRIDEANQRATKMLGSG